One genomic window of Punica granatum isolate Tunisia-2019 chromosome 1, ASM765513v2, whole genome shotgun sequence includes the following:
- the LOC116215520 gene encoding uncharacterized protein LOC116215520, with translation MARKSNQQKNGVDHSLPRHKLRGAETPAGSRGKSTKAKVYPKDNLPDCDHTGDQFTGIMKENRCAVDANGIGKGTEKIMRTEKQEMDGIRVPECPGDCSREGISDASPTETWGRTEENETIANGFTGLKNSFDHLSYALKGHIDHLMENVQFSDNVVVQTVRRAAPYIMKSAGEWLEKQRPWLIDAKTSILGSCDYARQKIELAYPVVLKWLIQFGNIMLLLTMIWLDCTLRGIDSFLRMGTTSFFSFIWCAVFSAVAMVGMSKFLLVLAVAVLTGLFVGITFGLMILAICGTLALWFYGSFWTTSLAIVLGGVAFALKRERLALLIATVYSVYSAWTYVGFLGLLLGLNLSFISSDAMIYFLRNNVNQPRRPNKPSDQASGNQGQSGVFNDEQANASFSEAEPGISSDRSSGAPSTSGSNSDITSEDEVVRLLNCSDYYSVFGFSRYEDIDASSLKREYRKKAMLVHPDKNQGNEKAAEAFKKLQNAYEVLLDSLKRKAYDDELRREELLNYFRRFQNASQKNGSHGFFPSGFTHSEGEGEDFCGEPRRIACKRCNGFHIWLQTKKPKSQARWCQDCKEFHQAKDGDGWLEQASQPFLFGLLQKVNHPTAYVCAESKIYNATAWYICQGMRCPANTHKPSFHVNTSATFKHSAGKGTGSGQKGARVPPSMEETMTEEEFFEWLQNAVQAGVFDNVSGSSSADSPTGKGGNSSKSASSGAPSSGGGGAKKKKKGRKQW, from the exons ATGGCTCGAAAGAGTAATCAGCAGAAGAATGGAGTTGATCATTCCTTACCAAGGCACAAACTGAGAGGTGCTGAAACACCAGCAGGCTCGAGGGGAAAATCTACTAAAGCAAAGGTTTATCCAAAAGATAACCTCCCTGACTGTGACCACACTGGTGATCAGTTTACTGGTATCATGAAAGAAAATCGTTGCGCTGTAGATGCCAATGGAATAGGTAAAGGAACTGAGAAAATTATGAGGACAGAAAAGCAAGAGATGGATGGAATTCGAGTTCCTGAGTGTCCAGGGGATTGCTCTAGGGAGGGCATCAGTGATGCGTCTCCAACAGAAACTTGGGGTCGTACAGAAGAAAATGAGACGATAGCCAATGGTTTCACTGGTCTTAAGAATAGTTTCGATCATTTAAGCTATGCATTGAAGGGGCATATAGATCATTTGATGGAAAATGTTCAGTTTTCGGATAATGTTGTTGTCCAAACTGTGAGAAGAGCAGCTCCCTATATAATGAAGTCCGCTGGAGAGTGGTTAGAGAAGCAAAGACCTTGGTTGATTGATGCAAAAACCAGCATATTAGGTTCTTGTGACTATGCCAGACAGAAGATTGAGCTAGCTTACCCTGTTGTTTTGAAGTGGCTCATACAATTTGGGAACATAATGCTTCTCCTGACAATGATTTGGCTGGATTGCACTCTCAGAGGCATCGATTCTTTCCTCCGTATGGGGACGACATCcttcttttcatttatatGGTGCGCAGTCTTCTCAGCAGTTGCGATGGTAGGCATGTCCAAGTTTCTTTTGGTCCTG GCTGTTGCTGTCTTGACGGGCTTGTTTGTCGGGATTACCTTTGGGCTAATGATTCTCGCAATTTGTGGGACCCTTGCCTTATGGTTTTATGGAAGCTTCTGGACAACATCTCTTGCTATTGTCCTTGGAG GTGTGGCATTTGCATTAAAACGGGAACGCCTCGCACTTCTAATAGCCACTGTATACTCTGTGTATAGTGCTTGGACATATGTTGGGTTCCTTGGCCTTCTGTTAGGtctaaatttatcttttatctcCAGTGACGCGATGATATACTTCTTGAGGAATAATGTGAATCAGCCTAGAAGACCCAACAAGCCGTCAGACCAAGCTAGTGGAAATCAAGGTCAATCGGGTGTCTTCAATGATGAACAAGCAAATGCTTCATTTTCTGAAGCTGAACCTGGAATTTCATCTGACCGTAGCTCAGGAGCTCCTTCTACCAGTGGCTCAAATTCTGACATAACTTCAGAAGATGAAGTTGTTCGCTTGTTGAACTGCTCCGATTATTACTCAGTATTCGGCTTCTCCCGTTATGAGGATATAGATGCTTCTTCACTAAAGAGGGAATATAGAAAAAAG GCAATGCTCGTACATCCCGATAAAAATCAGGGCAATGAGAAGGCGGCAGAAGCTTTTAAGAAACTTCAGAATGCATATGAG GTTTTACTTGATTCATTGAAGCGAAAAGCTTACGATGATGAATTAAGGAGGGAGGAGCTGTTGAACTACTTCCGTAGGTTTCAGAATGCTTCTCAAAAG AATGGAAGTCACGGTTTCTTTCCTTCTGGATTTACTCACTCAGAGGGTGAGGGTGAAGATTTCTGTGGAGAACCTAGGCGAATAGCTTGCAAAAGGTGCAATGGTTTCCATATCTGGTTACAAACAAAGAAACCAAAATCTCAAGCAAGATGGTGTCAG GACTGCAAAGAATTCCATCAAGCAAAGGATGGAGATGGGTGGTTAGAGCAAGCTTCGCAGCCTTTCCTTTTTGGGTTGCTGCAGAAG GTTAATCATCCCACTGCCTATGTCTGTGCTGAAAGCAAAATTTACAATGCTACTGCGTGGTATATTTGTCAG GGAATGAGATGCCCGGCCAACACACACAAGCCGAGCTTTCATGTCAACACTAGTGCGACTTTTAAACACAGCGCAGGAAAGGGAACTGGTTCGGGACAGAAGGGGGCCCGGGTGCCTCCCTCGATGGAGGAGACCATGACCGAGGAAGAATTCTTCGAGTGGTTGCAGAACGCTGTGCAGGCGGGCGTTTTTGACAATGTTAGCGGAAGCTCCTCTGCTGATAGCCCGACAGGCAAAGGAGGGAACAGCTCCAAGAGCGCCAGCAGCGGTGCGCCCAGTAGCGGAGGCGGTGGcgccaagaagaagaagaagggaaggaaGCAGTGGTGA